A stretch of DNA from Nevskiales bacterium:
CGCTGCCGACCTCATCCGAGCTGACATCGAAGTCCGACAGATCGAGGTCGAGCCCGCCGTCGGCAGGTGCGGCGGCAGTCGCCGGCTGGCTGCCGCCAGCCGCGGCGGGGGTGTCGAGCTTGAAATCCTCGAGATTGAAATCCAGCGTGTTGCCCATGTCCGCGGCGGGTGCAGCAGCGATGGGCGTGGATGGCGCGGGCTTGGCGCTGCCCGTATCTCCGACGCCGAGCTCGAACCCCGACAGGTCGAGATCCAGCGAAGCCGGCGCCTCGCTGCCCGCCGGGGCGGCGGGCTTGGGCGGGGCGGCCGGTGTTGCCGTTGCCTGCGCGCCGCCCAGTATCGACGAGATATCGAGGTCGGCCGTGCCCGTACCCAAGCTGTCGCCGGCGCCTGCGGCGCCGGAGAACAGGCTGGAATCCGGGCACAGCTGGCGCCCCATGATGCAGGCCTTCTCCCAGTCCGGATCCGAGCTGCCCGGAACCAGCGTGCGCAGCTTGCGCGCCTGTGCCTCGAACTCCCGGGCCATGTTGGCCGAGAAGTAGACTTCGAGCAGCTTCAGGTGCAGGTCCTTGCGCTCGG
This window harbors:
- a CDS encoding FimV/HubP family polar landmark protein produces the protein PQPAPAMPEMVETPAPAASDPYADVLGEVDIHIAYGLYDEAARLLQDPLAKSPERKDLHLKLLEVYFSANMAREFEAQARKLRTLVPGSSDPDWEKACIMGRQLCPDSSLFSGAAGAGDSLGTGTADLDISSILGGAQATATPAAPPKPAAPAGSEAPASLDLDLSGFELGVGDTGSAKPAPSTPIAAAPAADMGNTLDFNLEDFKLDTPAAAGGSQPATAAAPADGGLDLDLSDFDVSSDEVGSAPAASQAGEVAIDELLSPALESGEGQADTRLDLARAYLDMGEPAMAQSLLQEVIAQGNAAQKQEAQELLSRIGTG